TGATCAGCAATTAATCTACCTTGACGATTTGCTGGCCAAGCTAAAGGTATATACGTTGGTTGTTTACTAATAAAATGTTCAACTTCAATAACATCCCCACCAGCATAAATACTAGGATCTGATGTTTGATTATACTCATTTACTTTAATACCCTTAGTTTTTCCAATTTCTAATCCAGCAGCAACTGCTAATTGTGTATCAGGAGTTACACCAATAGCCATAACATTCATATCACTTGAAAGTGTTGTACCATCACTCAGAATAACTTTTCTACCATTTTCTTCAAACTTTGTTACTGATGTTTTCAACTTAAACTTAATATTCTTAATTTCCATTGCATTTTGAATTAGCTTTGCCATTTCATCATCAAACATTTGCATAACCTGACTTGCTAAATCAACAACTGTAACATTTATTCCAAGATGACTTAAATTTTCAGCCATTTCTAATCCAATAAATCCTGCACCTACTACAACTGCATCCTTTACTTCATTATCAATTATGTATTTTTTAATCATATCTGTATCTGGAATATTTCTAAGTTTAAAAATGTTATTAGCATCTTTTGCACCATCAATTGGAAAAGTTGTTGGACTAGCACCTGGTGCTAAAATTAAAATATCATAATCTTGATTATATTCACAATTATTTTTTCTATCTTTAACAATAACATATTTTTTTTCACGATTAATTTTTATTGCTTCACTAAAATTACGAACATCAATATTAAAACGAGACATCATTCCTTCTTTTGTTTGAACGATTAAATTATCTCTTTCTTTAATAACATCTCCTATATAATATGGCAATCCACAATTGGCAAATGAAATATACTCATCTTTTTCTAATAAAATAATTTCATCTTGCTCGTTTAATCTTCTAAGCCTAGCAGCAGCACTTGCTCCAAGTGCAACTCCTCCAACTATTACAATTTTTCTTTTCACTATTTTTCCTCCTTATCTTTTGCATATTCTACTTCATAAAATTTTAATTTTTCAATTAAATCATTAATATCCTTTGGTTTAACAATAGTTATTCCTATTTCACTATCAGCTAAAACAATCAATTCTTCATTAGGTTTGAA
This genomic window from Bacilli bacterium PM5-9 contains:
- a CDS encoding AbrB family looped-hinge helix DNA binding protein (product_source=TIGR01439; cog=COG2002; smart=SM00966; superfamily=89447; tigrfam=TIGR01439), producing the protein MGIKEGRCICGTVTVGERGQIVIPKKARDYFDFKPNEELIVLADSEIGITIVKPKDINDLIEKLKFYEVEYAKDKEEK